The sequence below is a genomic window from Syntrophorhabdus sp..
CACGGCCCTGGGCAAGACCGTCGACGAATACGCCATCCTCCTCAACAGCCTTTTGTACATCGAAAAGATACGCCTCGGCGAGATACACAGCGCCATCGTGTCCTGCGTCGTCCCGCCGCTTCTCATCCCCTTCGAGATCGTGTGCAGGAAATATATCGGCATCATGCCCATCGTTGTAGAGCCCGGCATCAAGACGGGAATGCCCGTACTTTACGAGAATGCCACGGAACTCGGCGCCGACAGGATCGTCAACGCCGTGGCCGGGTACGACAAGTACAAGAAGGCGCTTATCATAGTCGATTTCGGCACCGCCACCACCTTTGACTACATCACCCCCAAAGGGGAGTATGCCGGGGGTTCCATAGCGCCGGGCATCCTCATCTCCCTCGATGCCCTCTTCGAACGGGCATCCAAGCTCCCGCGCGTCGAGCTCGTCCAGCCGAAGACGCTCATCAGCAAGAACACCGTCCAGGCGATGCAGGCCGGCATCACGTACGGCTACGTGAGCCTCGTCGACGGTATAGTGAAGCGGATGAAGGAAGAGGTCAGGACCGATCCCCTCGTCATCGCGACGGGCGGTCTCTCAAGCCTCATCTACAAGGGCTCCGAAACGATCGATGTCGTCGATGAGTTCCTCACCCTGGAAGGTCTGAAGATCCTCTACGAAAAGAACAAGGACCATCACAAATTTAAATAATTGTTCAAGGGTTCAAAAGTTCAAGGGTTCAAAGGAAAAGAAAAGGCGACGTTGCCTGGCACTCACTCAAGCCGCACGTTGTTGTCTTTCTTCTACCTTGAACCCTTGAACCCTTGAACCGTTTTTATGTCATCCTCCCCACATCCAGCACCGTTGCGTAGATCATGAGGGCGAGCATGAGGGCCCAGCCGGCTACGGAGAGGGGGTAGTGGAGCTTGACGACCTTCCGGCTCAGCTTCTCCATGGCGTACATGACGATCTTTCCGCCGTCGAGGACGGGCACGGGAAGGAGATTGAGGACGGCGAGGTTGATGCTCATGAGGGCCGTGAAGGACAGGAGGTTGTGACCATCGGTCCCGATGAAGCGTCCCCCCTGGGAGACGATCCCGGCTATTCCGGAAAGCTCTCCGTGGTGGGTGAAAAGGAGGGGGATGACGGACGCGATCTTCATGAAGGCCGTCGCCGTTTGCTCCAGCGGCTGGAGAAGAAGGCTGTCGAAGCCCGGCCCGAAGCGCAGCGCGCCGGACAGCGCGAAGCAGAAAAAGGGCAGCGCCAAGCTGGCCGCGGGGCCGCCGGCGGCCAGGACCACCCGCCGAAGAACGGGCAGGTCGAAGAACGCCTTTTCATCATCGATATCGGGCATGACATATCCGCCGAGGGGAATGAGGGACAACCGGTATTCGGTGCCACCTCTTCGCAACGCGTACAGTCTTGGCCCGAAACCGATGGAGAAGGTCCGGATGGGTATCCCTGCGAGTTTTGCGGCCACGAAATGGCCTGTTTCGTGGATGAGGACGATAAACCCGACAGCAAGTACGGCAAGTACGTAATTCATGGTCTCTTGCTCCTGCGGCCCGAAGCCGATCTTCCGGGAGATTCCCGGGGACGTTTTCCGCTATTCTATATCATTTTCCCTCCTCTGGCAAAGATATAAAAGGCGGGTCTCACGTGGTCGGAGTTCCTTTCGTTGTTCGGGGAAAAAATGTAGAATACATGATGAAAGAAGAACATAACGGGAGGATCTCAGGGAGGTCACCGGAATGAGACGTGAAACGATCAGGACGAAGTTGCTCACGGTTGCCCTCGTGTTCGCGCTGTCAGCCGGCTGCGCCGTCTCCGTGGCGACGGGGCCGGGGTATCCCGGGCTGGTCCCGTTGCCAATGCCCCCCGGACCTTACGTGGTGACGCAGGGGAAAAGGCTTGTCGTGGCCGTGGGCCCCACGGATGTTCCCGGCTACATCACCCGTGCCGCCACGATCATGGATACCACGATGAACCCGGCGAACATCTCGTCGGCGGACCGGAGGGCGAGCGTGCTGGAGTGGCAGATCCCGGCGGTTGTCGCGGAGAACGTAAGGCGCCTTCTCGTCCCTTACGGGATCGAAGTGGTTCCCGATCCGCGGGGCAGGAATGCCGACTACCGGATAGCGGTGGACCTTCGGGTGTTCGAGGTCTCGAGGCCCGGCGTTCTGGAAACGCGGGCGAGGTGGATCCTCTACGGCCCGGGCGGTACATCTCCGATCACGGAAAAGGATGTTGCTTTTTCGACGCCCCTCGGGGAGCCCGGGGACGCGGGCACGGAAGCCGCGATGAGCAACTCTCTTGCCGATCTCGCGAGGGGGATCGTAAAGGACTTTGGAGGCATCGTCGGGATGCGATGAGGGGCCGACCGCCCCTGGTTGAGGTTATTTCTCGGTTTTTTCCGTCGTTTTGGACTTCTTTCCCTTGGGACGCGTTTTTCCGGACGAGCCAGCGAAGATCTTCCCTCTCTTGGTTCTTTTGTCACCTTTGCCCATGGTTGCTAACCCCTTTCTCAACAGGTTGTGTGTTTGTTTCGAACGCAAACTTAGCGAAAAATCAGCGAAAAGTCAACTCTTTTTCCCGTCGTGGTCCATGATCGTCTGTGGAGGCGGTGTCTTCTGGCAAGGCAAATGGTATTCCGTGCGCCCCGATACGTGACGATACCGACACTCTTTCTTGTGCAGGGAGCGGGCGGCCCTGCGGACGAAAAGGTTCTCCCTGTAGGGGTCTTCTGTGGTATAGTGGGCTGTCGTCAGGTCGACAGAATCCTATGGACGCCAGGGCAAGCCTCAAGAGAAACACCCTCCTTGCCGCGGTGATGAGCTCCTTCCTCGGGCCTTTCACCGCTTCCTCCGTCACCGTGGCCTTGCCGCGGATAGGGACGCACTTCTCGATGGACGCCATCTCGCTGAGCTGGGTGGCGACGGCATACCTTCTTTCCGCCGCTGCCTTCCTGGTCCCGGTGGGAAGGGCTTCAGACATATACGGGAGGAAGAAGATCTTCCTCTGGGGTATGGTCTTCATAAACCTTTCTTCCCTTCTTGCCGGCTTTTCCACCTCGGGGACGGAGCTCATCGTCTGGAGGGTCGTTCAGGGCGTTGGCAGCTCGATGATATTCGGAACGGGCGTAACGATCGTCGCGTCCGTCTATCCCTCGAACGAGCGGGGCAAGGCCCTCGGCATCGTTCTGACGGCTGTCTACGTGGGTGTTTCGTCGGGACCTTTCATCGGGGGTGTCCTCACAGACCTCCTCGGCTGGAGAAGCCTCTTCTTTACCAATGTCGCCATAGGTACCGTCGTGGTTGTCACTACACTCTGGAAGATCAAAGAGGAGTGGGTCGAGGCGGAGGGAGAAAGCTTCGATGTCGTGGGCTCCGTTCTTTACGTCGTGGCCTTCACGGCCGCCATGTACGGCCTCACCGCTCTTCCCTCGCTGAAGGGGATCTCCTTCTTCTCCGGTGGTCTCCTGGGGCTTTTTCTTTTCGGCTTATGGGAGCTCAAGGTGGAACACCCCGTTCTCGAACTTCGACTTTTCATGAACAACAGGGTCTTTCTTTTTTCCAACCTTGCGGCCCTCATCAACTACAGCGCCACCTTCGCCGTCACCTTTCTCATCAGTCTCTACCTGCAGTATATCAAGAGGCTCAGCCCCCAGGCGGCAGGCCTTGTCCTTGTTTCGCAGCCGCTCATGCAGGCCGTCCTGTCGACGTTTACGGGAAGGTTGTCGGACCGCGTGGAACCCCGCGTCGTGTCCTCCATGGGGATGGTCTCCCTCATGATCGCCCTTCTTCTTTTCGGTTTCCTTGGTGAAGCCACACATACCTGGCTCGTTGTCCTCAATCTTCTCTTCCTGGGGTTCGGTTTCGCCCTTTTTGTCTCTCCGAACACGAACGCCATCATGAGCTCCGTGGACAAGAAGTTCTATGGCGTCGCCTCGGGCACCATGGCGACGATGCGCGTCATCGGGCAGACGCTCAGCATGGGCATCGTCATGTTCGTCTTCATGCTCTTCATGGGGAGAATCCAGATAACAGAGCAATACTACGGACAATTCCTGCAAAGCACAAAGACAACCTTCTTCATCTTCTCCCTCCTGTCCTTCCTCGGTATCTTTGCGTCACTGGCGAGGGGGAGAATACATAAAAAAGATGGCTGAAACCGCTTGAACCGCTTGAGCCGCTTGAACGTTAAAAAAAGGCAAGAGAATAACCTGGGTTGCCTGAACCGCCTGAGGGTTCAAGATGAAAAGATTTGTCTTTCAGGAAGGTATATCCTCATTTTCGGTTCTTGACCGTTCAAGCGGCTCAAGCTGTTCAAGCGGTTT
It includes:
- a CDS encoding type III pantothenate kinase produces the protein MLLVIDIGNTNIVFGVYHDGKLLNHWRLSTALGKTVDEYAILLNSLLYIEKIRLGEIHSAIVSCVVPPLLIPFEIVCRKYIGIMPIVVEPGIKTGMPVLYENATELGADRIVNAVAGYDKYKKALIIVDFGTATTFDYITPKGEYAGGSIAPGILISLDALFERASKLPRVELVQPKTLISKNTVQAMQAGITYGYVSLVDGIVKRMKEEVRTDPLVIATGGLSSLIYKGSETIDVVDEFLTLEGLKILYEKNKDHHKFK
- a CDS encoding site-2 protease family protein — encoded protein: MNYVLAVLAVGFIVLIHETGHFVAAKLAGIPIRTFSIGFGPRLYALRRGGTEYRLSLIPLGGYVMPDIDDEKAFFDLPVLRRVVLAAGGPAASLALPFFCFALSGALRFGPGFDSLLLQPLEQTATAFMKIASVIPLLFTHHGELSGIAGIVSQGGRFIGTDGHNLLSFTALMSINLAVLNLLPVPVLDGGKIVMYAMEKLSRKVVKLHYPLSVAGWALMLALMIYATVLDVGRMT
- a CDS encoding 30S ribosomal protein THX encodes the protein MGKGDKRTKRGKIFAGSSGKTRPKGKKSKTTEKTEK
- a CDS encoding MFS transporter encodes the protein MDARASLKRNTLLAAVMSSFLGPFTASSVTVALPRIGTHFSMDAISLSWVATAYLLSAAAFLVPVGRASDIYGRKKIFLWGMVFINLSSLLAGFSTSGTELIVWRVVQGVGSSMIFGTGVTIVASVYPSNERGKALGIVLTAVYVGVSSGPFIGGVLTDLLGWRSLFFTNVAIGTVVVVTTLWKIKEEWVEAEGESFDVVGSVLYVVAFTAAMYGLTALPSLKGISFFSGGLLGLFLFGLWELKVEHPVLELRLFMNNRVFLFSNLAALINYSATFAVTFLISLYLQYIKRLSPQAAGLVLVSQPLMQAVLSTFTGRLSDRVEPRVVSSMGMVSLMIALLLFGFLGEATHTWLVVLNLLFLGFGFALFVSPNTNAIMSSVDKKFYGVASGTMATMRVIGQTLSMGIVMFVFMLFMGRIQITEQYYGQFLQSTKTTFFIFSLLSFLGIFASLARGRIHKKDG